In Stieleria varia, one genomic interval encodes:
- a CDS encoding RNA polymerase sigma factor: MSDPAAPDWGKVIEKHAERVFRIAYRILGSVHDAEDVSQEVFVEAMAVYQSGPVRTWTGLMVRLATVRSIDRLRRERGKPVSCQVAEAVSSKRGPDEELIATELANWLRDEIRNLPDQQAAIFSLAYFEQLSRNEIATALDLSPEAVSTTLYKARKKLSSQLAVVLGDKS; the protein is encoded by the coding sequence GTGTCCGATCCTGCCGCCCCGGACTGGGGAAAAGTCATTGAAAAGCACGCGGAACGAGTGTTCCGCATTGCGTACCGCATTCTCGGGTCAGTTCATGACGCCGAAGATGTCAGCCAGGAGGTCTTCGTCGAGGCCATGGCCGTCTACCAATCCGGCCCTGTGCGCACCTGGACAGGCCTGATGGTTCGCCTAGCCACTGTTCGATCGATTGATCGGCTCAGACGCGAGCGGGGAAAGCCGGTCAGCTGTCAGGTTGCCGAAGCCGTTTCGTCGAAACGGGGACCGGACGAAGAACTCATCGCGACCGAACTCGCGAATTGGCTTCGGGACGAGATCCGGAATTTGCCCGATCAACAGGCTGCGATATTCAGCCTCGCATACTTCGAGCAGCTTTCGAGAAACGAAATTGCAACAGCGTTGGACCTTTCTCCAGAAGCTGTCTCTACAACGCTCTACAAGGCTCGCAAGAAACTTTCCAGCCAATTGGCTGTTGTCTTAGGAGACAAATCATGA